From the Candidatus Nanopelagicus hibericus genome, the window CACAAGTTGAGGCTGAAGCTGCCAATAAATGCGTCAGGGCTGCTCTTGAGCTAGGCATTACTACCTTAGACACCGCCGATGTTTATGCAGGCACCAGGGCTGAGAGTGTTTTAGGAAAAGCATTAAAAGGTGTCAAGCGTGAGTCATATGAGTTATTCACTAAAGTTTATTGGCCAACTGGTACCGGCAAGAATGATCGTGGACTTTCTCGCAAACATATTATGGAGTCTTGCAACGCATCCCTTAAGCGATTAAAAACTGATTATGTTGATCTCTATCAAGCTCATCGCTTTGATTTTGAAACTCCACTTGAGGAAACCTTAGGCGCATTTGATGACCTGATTAGAAGTGGAAAGGTTTTATACATTGGCTTCTCAGAGTGGAATGCCGAGCAAATTGCCCAAGCCTTAAAGATTCAGGATGAAAAGGGGTATTACCGATTTATCTCCAGCCAACCCCAGTACTCGATGCTTTGGCGGGTGATTGAATCCCAGGTTGTGCCACTTTCTGAAAAAGAGGGAATAGGTCAAATAGTTTGGTCTCCGATTGCTCAAGGTGTCTTAACTGGAAAGTATCTGCCAGGTAAAAAAGCACCGGCTGGATCTCGCGCAACCGATAAAAAAGGTGGTGCAAATATGATCTCTGGCTTTATGAAAGATGAGATTTTAGAGAAGGTACAAAAGTTAATTCCTATCGCAGCTAAGGTTGATTTAAGCCCAGCTCAACTGGCAATTGCTTGGGTTCTTCAAAATCCAAATGTATCTAGTGCAATTATTGGAGCAACTAAACCTTCTCAAATTAAAGAGAATGTGAAGGCATCGGGCGTTAAATTAGATAAATCCATAATGGATGAAATTGATGGCGTATTAACGGGTGTGGTTACTACTGATCCAAGTAAGACAGTTAGCCCTAAGCCAAGAGCCTAGCCAGAACCGGGAGTACCTCTGAAATTAGTGGAATCTCTCTTGTATTTGCCTTTAGTCAGGCGTAGATTGGTGGCATGCTTTTAATTAAGCGAAGTAAATGGCTAACCCTTTCGTTGGTAATTGTATTAACTTCACTCTCTGTTCCTACTGCGGCCGCTGATCCATCAGATCAATTTCCATCTGGCCCATACAACGCAACATTAATTTCAGACAAAATTCTTTATCCAAGTCTTTTTGGAGTATCAGCCGGACTTCCAGTTGCGGATGTATCGGGTGTGCAATTGAGCAACGGCACTATCAGGGCGTATGTATTTGCCCAAAATCAGGGAATTGTGATTGCAGAATCAACAGATGGAAAAATCTTTACCAAAGTGGGAAATGCATTTGGTGGTGATAAAGGTCAAGGTATGCCTCGGGTCGTCAAATTAAGTGATGGCAAATTCAGAATGTATAACATGTCTTCTGGCGGGATTTCGTGTTCAATTTCATCAGATGGTTTGAACTTTACCGTTGAGAAAGCGGATTGTATTTCAAGCTCTCCATATGCTGGAGCTTCAAATGGGCTAACTGGTGCTGGCATTGTTAAATTGGCAAATGGAACTTATCGAGCCTATTTCTCAGATATGGTTAAAGCTGGAACTGGTCCTGACCCACATCAGGTTTACTCCGCTACATCTACCGATGGCTTAACTTGGAGTGCAGATTCGGGCATACGAGTCGGCCCTGGTACAACTTCAATTACTCGAAGCGCCGAGCATCCAGCCGCAGTTGTGCATGCCGATGGTTCAGTTACTTTATTTTATTTTGATAATGAAGCGCGCCCAGGAAAAGATTCTTCTGGCAGGCAAAATATGGCAATGGGTCAAATGGGACTTTGGTATTCAACCAGTACTGACGGTGGCCTAACTTTTTCAACTGAAAATAAAATAAATTTTCCAGCGCCGTTATCTAATAGTTTTGGAAACGATCCTGATGTTTTTCTTGATAAAGATGGATCAATGATTTTATGGGCTGGCGGATTTGAAAATTCATTGGGTGGGTATATCGGAGCGGTTAAGTTAACTAAAGGCTCTGCTAGTTCGGCCGCAAGCACAGCTCCAAAACCTGCGCCTAAGAATTCAAAAAATGTAAAATTCACCTGTATAAAAGGTAAGCAGAAAGTCACTAAAACCGGGGTACCCGTTTGCCCAACTGGTTGGAAATTACTTAAGTAATTATTTTTCGATTTCGCTTTTGAATTACGGTTTGTGGCGCTGGTGCCCGTAATCTGCGTAGTTGAGTAGCCCGCATCCAGCCATACATTCCAATACCTCTGGTTGGCTCACTCGGAAACTTCTCTTTAACCATTTTCTTGATGCGTCTGGATAACAAAATTCCATCCAAGGTTATAAAAATCATGGATGAGTACATAACTGCAACCGCAGCTAGTTGAACCGCTG encodes:
- a CDS encoding sialidase family protein — its product is MLLIKRSKWLTLSLVIVLTSLSVPTAAADPSDQFPSGPYNATLISDKILYPSLFGVSAGLPVADVSGVQLSNGTIRAYVFAQNQGIVIAESTDGKIFTKVGNAFGGDKGQGMPRVVKLSDGKFRMYNMSSGGISCSISSDGLNFTVEKADCISSSPYAGASNGLTGAGIVKLANGTYRAYFSDMVKAGTGPDPHQVYSATSTDGLTWSADSGIRVGPGTTSITRSAEHPAAVVHADGSVTLFYFDNEARPGKDSSGRQNMAMGQMGLWYSTSTDGGLTFSTENKINFPAPLSNSFGNDPDVFLDKDGSMILWAGGFENSLGGYIGAVKLTKGSASSAASTAPKPAPKNSKNVKFTCIKGKQKVTKTGVPVCPTGWKLLK
- a CDS encoding aldo/keto reductase family protein, whose translation is MEYRRLGSTGMYVSEITYGNWITHGSQVEAEAANKCVRAALELGITTLDTADVYAGTRAESVLGKALKGVKRESYELFTKVYWPTGTGKNDRGLSRKHIMESCNASLKRLKTDYVDLYQAHRFDFETPLEETLGAFDDLIRSGKVLYIGFSEWNAEQIAQALKIQDEKGYYRFISSQPQYSMLWRVIESQVVPLSEKEGIGQIVWSPIAQGVLTGKYLPGKKAPAGSRATDKKGGANMISGFMKDEILEKVQKLIPIAAKVDLSPAQLAIAWVLQNPNVSSAIIGATKPSQIKENVKASGVKLDKSIMDEIDGVLTGVVTTDPSKTVSPKPRA